From the Chiroxiphia lanceolata isolate bChiLan1 chromosome 6, bChiLan1.pri, whole genome shotgun sequence genome, the window TCATAGCACCAGATCTGCTAAAATTTGCCATTTCTCTAGGATTTTTAATACAGGACAGGTCTTAAATAATCCAGACTGCTTGCCCCAAAgccaaaacaaatgtttttaaacaaaatgttcaAATAGGTTGAAATTATTCGATTTTCCTGAGGTGATACTCCAGCTCAACAGTAAGACACTATATTATACACATAATGACAGCTGTGAAGGAGAATAAAGCAAAGTGATACCAGAACCATCAAATACCACCTAGTAAATTTACACTTCTTCCTCCCCAAAGTTGCATTACAAGCCTCTcaatcataaaaattaaaagcattcttTACCTCTATTAATGtatattcaaattaaaaatctatatCCCATATCTGAAAACGTTTGCAACATGGATACAGCTGCAAGGTCACATATTTAGGAGGTTTATAATTATCCATGATTATTTACAGAATGTGAAAAGACTCTGTGACACCAGCTCAGTTGATAACTGAATCAAAGAATATCTATTTTAGATATCTTTTCTCCTCACCTCTAACACACTAGTAATGTTATTAGAAGTATTAGATTCTTGGATATATATTCATTACACAAACCAGATTACTTTCTTGACTCCCTATGTATTAAACAAGAGAACACCCACATCCTCCTTAAGTCATTATTAAGAGACTGGAAGCaatgaataattaattaaatagtAATGTTTCAGAATATAGCTAGGTTCAATAAAACAATCAGAGCAAAACACTAACaaattcagaagggaaaaaaaggctttcacATGCACaagtttaaaatgcaaactAAAAACAACTAAATAATCCTGAAAGTGAATCATAATAAATTGCCACTAACGACTGAAGTCAAATATGATTCCACAGAGAAATTTAGTGCAAGATTGGTTCTGAATTTTAATGGCATACACTAATTATTGAAAACATCTGCCAGAGACAAGATTAGCTTTAAACTGAGGATGAAGCAAACAAATCTGAGGGCCTGAAATTGAAGACCAGCATTACAAAAAGTTACTGATCAGTAAAACTTGAAGAATCAGCTGAATATTCAGGACACAAGCAtggttctgaaaataaaacaaagattaaGAAAGAACTGGatcaaaaatgaaataataggAAGTGTTTAGGAATGTTAGTACAGTACTTTAAGAATACAGCCTGCGTAGAATCACTGAATATGATTTACTCAATGAGGAAAGTTGATTATAGGGGAATATGAGATTTTTTCTTAACAGAGGGCTGTAAGAGAAAATATCAGATAACTGAAGAACAAGCTCCAGTTACAGGATTATGACATTCTTCCAGGTTTCAGATCAAAGTGATTCAATCACTTCTCCAGGCCTGAAATTAGAAGTGTGAAGCAAGTCCTTAAAAAGCATTTGGGACATCAATGATCTAATCAAAGCGAAAAAAATGTGACAGAATGGCTACTTTAAAGACCATATCAAAAGAATTTAAGCTAGACTTCttagcagaagaaaaagttttaagCATGAAGTTTATCCTTACTATAAAAGCACAATTAGTTAACAGGCTCTTTCCCAGATGCTTCTTAATTCTAAATAAACATTATTCTAAAATATGCTGCTTGATTCCAAATTACCATTACAGTTCCTAGAAAGAATTGTAATTGTAACCATACTCTTATCAAAGCAGTAAACCTCAGTTACATTCACCCAGAAATATAACTGGTTGAAGTAGCAGTTGAATCACATCCACACAATTCTAGGAACTGCTCAGAAGATGGCAGTCTGCAACAAATACAACTGAATTATCAATCAAATAGTCTGGAAATTATGAGACTGATCAAATTATTAACAATTAATCCAGATAACTcaaaattatgtaatttaaaagtaatcaattttttttgtcccatttaaaaatattgaaactcAGGGCATATTTTGAATTAGGATCTTGACTTGGTCTTTCTAGTACGTCAACTCAGATCcattattctgaaaaaataccttgaaaaaaatatgcCCAGCAagacagaagttaaaaaaaaaaaatccaagacaGTGTAGCAGTGGGCCAAATAACCAAAAGATGCGGTGGACTTCCCATCCTTTAAGAGTCATTTAGACAGACACAGTTGATCTTTGGCCCTGAGCAGCACTCAATGACTTTTGGAGGTCCCTATGACATCATTCCTACATATGTACAGAGAATTTGAATACAAAAGCACAAGCCCTCTGTCCAAGAGAAATGAGGCTTGAGACAGATTTACTGATCCTAACTCACACTGGTAAGGAGGACATTTCCCCAGACGTCACTAGAAAATAGTATTTACATACCACTGAAAATTTCCTATGATACTGATGGTCTGGTCTGCATCAGAAACCCAAGTGATGGGCCGCTGAACCACCACCTGGCGGAGTGTGAACACATGATCTCCTGGGTCAGAAGCATTTACAAAGTATTCAAAGACACCTGTCTGATCTGCAAATTTGGGGCTTCACTGAAAGGTGGATTACctgttcagaaaataaaatacatatcaactctgaaacattatttttcttctaaatactcgtgttttcagaaatttcccctgaaaattttcttcagaattttgaCCTGCTGTATGAAAGCATAGTCTCcaaaactgaagtttttaagTAGACATCAGTTTTCGCCAACACACTAACAAAGTAAATTGCCTTCTTCCCTACctcccttccaaaaaaaaagttcactACAATTATGAGCTATACCATTTGCATCAAGAATTTCAAAACTGCTACTGAACATCCAGTTAAAGACACAGTAAAACACACCTGATTTCAAGTGATGTGTACAGGTGTAAGTTGTTGGAGAAacagatataaataaaaaataaaattagaaaaaaaaaaaacacaaaaaaacccaccaaaaaaacacaaacaatcccccccccaaaaaaaaaaaaaccacaacaaaacagacCTCAGACTACTTCATGTAGAGGATTCAAATAGCATAACTTACTACCTTTCTACATTATGGTTATACCTATGTGTGAATAAAACTTTTGGATAACAGAATTCTGACTTACGTATATTAAAATCATCTTTGTAATTTGAAGGAAAGGGATGAGGTGGAGGCGGCTCTGGGTAAATGCATTTATGTCCTGTCTTGAGTGTGGTTAAAGTGTAGACTTCATCCACATCTAGATCTAAAGAAAATCTTCCCCTCCACACCTAGAATTGAAGAAAGCTCAAGctgcaaaaattaaacaactAAATGACTAAATACTCAAGTTCTCGAATTAAAGAAGATCCTCTAAAGTCCTGCTTTAAGGCAAACGTCCTGTCTTCTTGCCTCAGCATTTAATATCTCCAGGCTATTTTGAAAACTCCTTTCCCCCAAATTCTTTATTACCTCCAAGAAAGCTTGTATATAACTGGTAAAATTGTAATCAAAAGGCCTTAATGAAATGTGCCCTAAATATGCATCTTAAGCATAAAAGTCAAGGAGTTTCAGCAAAGGGGGAAGACGCACCTGAAATTGAAGAGAGACTGTAATTATAACTGATCAACTCACCTTTACAGGGTGGAGTCGCTGAAAAAGACTCGAGTTTCCAGATTCAAAACCAAGTCTAGAATGCCACACTTGAAGGGTTTCCACCATAAACTACAACGAAACATAATATACAATTTAatacaacagcagcaaaataaacaacCTTGAATATTCACCTTGAGAAGCATCAGTCCTCTATGGGTGtctaatttttgttattttaaagctgttaaATGATCACATTAGAGGACGTGACTCTGCTCAGCTAGTCATTACATATGCCTTATATTTTTATCGATTATACATCAATAATGTCCTAACATGCAGCAatcttgtttttaaagacagaaagcaTTGCAATCACACAACATAATCTTTAGCTTCTCTTTACCAACAATGGTACCCCTTTGATACAAGCTCTGTGCCTAGGAGTAACTAGACTGAAATAATCTGCTAATTTCACTTTAACTAAACTTTCACTTTAGTTTAGTTGCTGGTCCTTTGATATCCATTTTTGAGCAAAGTATTTTGCTTACAGACCTCCGAAATTCTGCAATACTATGACATATCAATAACATTAGCTACAAATTTTAATCATACCTAATCCCTAAAATTAGGGATATAAGCAAGCAACCTAGAGCTTGCTTTTCCTAAGCAAATCATTTTATTGCCAAAAGTATTGTCCAAGCTGTCTCCTCGTAAAGGAAACCAATGTCGTCAAAAATCAAATTCTGAATAAGTAAACACTGTCAACTTCTGAGAAGGAATCATCCAAATCAATTAACAAAGATTCACTCCAGTTTATAGTGAAAGTATTGTTCACATTTCAGAGTGAAATttagtttaacaagattaaaaaaggagaataaacaaacaacaactgGGAGATTCTCAGAATTTTCACAGGATGCAACAACATAACCTACAGCATAAAATCAACCGGTTATTCCCCTGGAAAGGAGTTGATGGCCCTGCTGGTCAGATAAACTCCATCAGCATAGTCAGAGCACCCAGCATTGGAAtaaattctaaagaaaaatccaaCTGCATGTCTCTTCTGGTGAATTTCTTCTTCAATATACAGATGATAAGGAGGTAAGATGGAAGGTAACAATTCTACAATTTCAGTCATGACATTGCATCTCCTGGTAAAAGCAGAATTAGAATGCTTAAAACTTTGCCAGGTGTGTACAGTCTCTGGTATTGGAGGCTGTTAATTTCTTGCTAACCCGTGGTACTGTCTTGCATGTATTTGATTATGAATAGTAGTTCATTTTACAAGATTGTTCAAGTGTATTCAAGATCTACTTACAAATGACCCTTTGAGGTAGAAAGTTGCTCTCTGAGGTGTGACACTGAAATTAGGCAGTGGAGGCCTGATACATTGAGAGTGATTATgagtctgaagaaaaaaataaatttaacagaAGGAACATTCATTACTGGAATGCATCACAAGGCAACCCATATGAAAAACATGCAGCATagaattgaaattaaaaagcactcatttatttcactgttaaCATAATAACTACAATTACACTacttaataattttattgttaaaactgattttaaaaaagcacatgaTTAAACTTCCTCCCAGAGTGTGTAATCAAATTAAAGCTAATTTGTGATAAAACGATAATGAAGACATATATATTGGTCTTCAGGAAGACTATTCAAAACTTCACATAGAAAAAAGGACCTCTAGTGGACTCACTAACAAAGCTACCAGTATCAAAGGACATTCACAGATACTGAACTACATAAATCAAGACAGGTCCTTCATAACAAAACATTATCTTTCCTAGTTCGTTGGAATTGCTGATGCACATACCATAGTTTCAATGATGATGGTAAGGTTCCCTAGACCATCTGTCAGAGCTACAAAACTGCCACCACCTTCTAAGTGTCCATCCACTTGCAAGTATGACCAGCCTGGCTGAGTAAATTGTGTTGTGTGTGCTGAGACaatatgaataaaaatcagaatacaGTAAGACTTAATAAAAAATAGTACCATTTTCAGTCTTAATTAAATTTCTCTCATACATGCTTACACAACAAAAACCTGATTTGGGGAAGAAAGTAATAgaacttccaaaataaattctaCCTATACAAGAAGAAAGATTAAAGAATTATATTAAGGCACAATTTAAAACACCAACTCTCTGGCagaaaaaacagttaaaatgaTAGAGGTTATTTAGACAGGAAGAACAAGCTATTACACCGCTATATAAGGTACTCACATACATGCAATTTGAAAATTCATCATAGTTTAGATTTtcacaaatctttttttttttctttaaataaagtaaACATTTGAGCCGGAGAAAGCATAGATGGGCATCTCCATAAGAGATAAATAAGGTTTTCAgcataaaggagaaaatatgaCCCAGATCCTGAAAATCCTGAGCAACATGGACAAAGGAACAACCGCTCAGCTGTTCCCAACTGTTCATGGGACAGTTCGGCCATTTTTGGTTTAATGCTTTTACATATATAGGTAACCAGtataagaacaaaaattaaagtatttgtTTTGTACCTCACTCAGAGCACCGCAAATCCTACTTGCTCTAGTGAACAAACATTACATACAGACTGGACTACATACATACAGACTGGACTACAGAGTAGCCAGTGAATCCATGTGTCCATAGATAGACACTACGTGAACATACTTCCTTTTCCCCAAGCTTAAGGAAATGCTGATTTACACAAGCCAAGAATCTCAAGCATGGCAAGAATACAGAGGTTCATTGTTCCATTTTCTCAAACTGAGAAGTATCAAATGAAATTGATACTCCtcaaagattaaaaatagaagaggggaagaaaacatgaaagcaCACTAACCCTTACAGGCACTTTGGATCAAAATATTGTAATAGTAATGGCTATAAAGGCAGTAgcttatttatttctgctacATCTAAAGGTAAACTATTAAGATATTAGatctttttgctttctattgaaaagagcatttttttctccttttttaaagtattcGCAAAACTTTTCCCAAATCTGCCTTAATttggtacaaaaaaaaaataatacacatAAAAACACTAAAGAAATTAAAGCCTCGGAAAATACAGTGATGCTCGGTGTCAGATCATTGAAATTTTAACTGCAAAGTTTTTACCTGTAATCCAGATAGGAGCTTCAACTTTATAGTGGCCACTCCATGGCTCTTGTGCTGTCATTAGCCCACACCGACCAAAGGGCAACTCTTCATAATAACTAGCCACTAAGTTCCACGCGATTgtcctggaagaaaaacagctgttGGCTGTGCAGTTGGCTCCATTCATATGGATAGTATTATATTCAGTTAGTACCAGAATccattcctcttttttctccagcatacaatgaaaataatttggggGATGGGGGTAGGGAGAATATCTTTCcagttaaagggaaaaaaaaaaaccacaggagaGAAGAATAAAGCAAATCAGCTTGCACTGTTGAGAGCTTCTTCCAAAACTTGTGATGCATTCCCTGGCTATATCATCATAAAAAATTGCATATTAAACAAAATGTGTATTGAGGGTTAAAGACTCCATTTGTTTGcacttttctcctgttttgaaGGCAAGAAATTTTGTTAGGAAAATTTATATCTTTTTGTTGGGGTGTTAtttggttggagtttttttgatTAATTGTTTATTGTTGTGCATGGTGTTAAGTTTTTTTGGGAAGAGTTTTTTGGGGGAGCAGTTAAGtaccactaaaaaaaaattatcctttctttatccatataaataaaaaacagaaaacaactttaACCAGACATTCTCCATGAGCTGTTGCTATTTCAACAGGTTACTGTCAGGATACTGAGGTTAATCACTTCAGGTACTTTGATTTGGtcttcactgaaaatgttttgcaagGATTGTAAACTTTAGACCTCTGGGTCATAAGTATGGAAATACAGCTTAATAGAGCAGTTAtgtagaaaggaaaagctggcAAGCTGTTCTGCTGATGTATATGGGTGACTGCAAAGGCCTCATCCTGAAGTCACTGCCATAGATTAATCACACTACACAAGCATATGAAGAGACCCTGGAATTCTACAAAAACATgctcataaaataaataactcttGATTTGTAAACTCAACATGCTCACATCAAACTTGTTCTGCTGATTTCAAACTTACAAAGAGATGTAGGAAACTCAAGTTCAAAGGAAACAAGCTCAGAGAAAGATAAGCTGCCTTTCATCAAGAAGATtctgtttttaatataaaagcCAATATAATTTCACTGTTGGATATACAAACTTAAAActattctaaaataatttataaatacaatACATATGCCTGGTAGTCAGGCTGCAAAACAAATGGGACATATATAACTAGAAAGGGcttgtaaaaacagaaaaacattggGAAAAGACCGATCCCAAATTAAGACATTAAAGTATATGAAAGTTAAGAGGCAATCAGAATTACGAGGAATGTACATAGGAAATATTAATCTGTAAGAAAGCTTCAGTTTGCAGAAAAGCCAAAAAGTTTGTAAAAACCAGGTGACTCAAGAAACTTTCCTTTACAAGTATCTAAGTGATTTGTATTGGGTCCCACTTCAAACATTTCAGACAAAACCAATCCTCTTTATTGTTCCAAAATGAAGTTACATAAAAACTAAAAGCTTTGAACAATATTGATTACATCTTGATGCCGTATTTTCTTTAACcagactttttctttcaaattagtAGGTTTGGCACTAAAAACATCAAACTATATTTACTATTCTCTTCTAAAACTGGAAGATATGTGATTTCCCAGTAAAGAGAACAgctttcttccagttttcagTTTGGAACGAAAATGTGCAGAACAGTAAATTAATGACTACAGTGTGTTTTAGAATGGATTCTGAGGAAGAAATTGAATGGCAAAATTAGATAATTACATCCATACATATTACTTTTGACCAAAGACAAATAACTTGATAAAGAccttaagaaaaatacagacaaatTAACATTATGGATATTTTTCTCCAAAGTTTTTCATGTGGATAGTTCTTCTtaaaaacattctctttttaataattattatcaGTCTCAAAGGCATCTGAAATTAGCTGCATAAACCATTGGATGTTGTGGAACAGTAACTCAAGAATACACTAAAACCTGTGGAACTTCTACCCCAGAAAGAATTAAGGACAGCAGACTTCATATGTTACTGCATTTGAATGCAGGCTGACAGCAGAGTGAGTTTCAGTTTACCTGCTTTCTTACCATAGCAGATAGACATCTTATATAGTACTTTAAATAATTCTTACACACCAAATTGTGAAAGTGAGCAACAGTGCACAACACTTACGAGGTCATGTTTCCATTGACATAGTTTTGGTTCAGGATCCGAGCCCAGCATCCTGCACCTACTTCATCATTGAAAGTACTATAATCTTCTGAAGACCATAGTTTCTTCTCAGTTAATATGGCattttgcactgtttttgtCCCAGGATAGTGAGCCCTacataacattttaaaaagaaagagtacttagcacaaagaaaaaagtcaatGTTTAGAAGTACATATAGCAGCAATGATTCATCtccttcaaactgaaaatgagaaacaaaacatcTTTGGAATATTACAAGTGGAATAGAAGAAAATGGACCAAGGTGGAGTCATAACATTCCAGAGCTTATTGTATTTGCATCAGTAAAAGATTATTTCTTCTGATATATGACAGCATAAAAGTAAACTTCAATTTAAAGATGCTGTACAATTTCTACAGCTTGTTAAAGCAAAGCTCTATCCTGAAACTGAGCTTGAAGATTTTCCTAACTAGTCTGctaaacagagaaaagacaTGTTAACTCATAGGATCTTAAACAAAACCATAAATAATTGTAAAATCAACAATAAGATACAGTACTAGGCATTATTCTAAGAACTTAACTGTATGAATGTCTTCGGACCTAAAAATGAACttagctaatttttttaataaactcaGGTTTCAAAAAAGCATGCTAGTCGGACTACAGAAGTTACAGAGGTGCAAATTGAAAGTAGTTGAAACATATAATGAaagctaattttctttttaagatctTCCTTAGTATGAGGAGAGATGCTTTCTCCTAATGGAGACTATTGATTACATTCAATCACAACACTGATTCACTGTGCAAGATTTGTCTGACTGAAGTAAAACCTTTTTAAATCACTTGCAAAGGTACCTAGCATATTCATTGAAGACACTAAGTACATAcactaaaatgaaattatcaGCAGCGGAAAGGAAAGTATAAATACTTCCTTTACTATTAGCCTGAAACTTGACAAATTGATACATTCATGGCAGGGACACAAGAACACCACTTTTTCTAGGCTGACtgttaagggtttttttccatttttttccctctactGGACAATGGGCCAGTGTAGTTCTTCATACCTAGCTTCACTAATGGGAATGTAACCAACAGTAGAGACCTTAGCTCCATTCTTCTCTGCTCTACAAATTACTGTATATTTCCCCTTTGGCTTGGAAACATAAGTATTACCTCAGTACCAAGCAAAGGTTTTTGTAGTGGCATAAAGTGCAGAGCTTGCAAAAACAATGCAGAGGTTTTCACACTCCATATCCTGAAAAGGTGTTTAATATTATGTGTTAACAACCCTGccaaataaaagctgaaatacGTAAGAGATTATTTAATCTACCTGTTAAGACTGAATCAGAGTAGGGATGTAAAACTTAACACTTGTAAAGAGTTAAGCAATTACAGTTTACTTAGACAGTAAGTAATCCATACATGATCCACGATTCCACCTGCAAAAAACTGCCAGGATACTGTTCATGTTCAGAATGGGGGGAAGGATTGATTGCAGAGGTAAATGACACTGACTGCCTATCTGTATCTGGAGAAAAGGTCTTCATTTCTACACCTCCTATGGGTCAGATATATaaagaaggatgaaaaaaacccacttgaaGCAAGGAACTGCCACATTTGAAGTACTTGATTGGGTCAGGCACATTTATGGCACCtagtaattaaaatttatagCTATTGTAAATTGAAAAGTTAATGAGCAAGTCTTACACACATTTCCATTCAGCCATCAAGTCAGAAATCAGTGTCAAATTTAGTCTACTAGCACGATATTAGCATCATATGACAAAGTCCAGAACTAGTAAAACAAGTCAGCCGGTTGCATGCTTTCCAAAAACAACTTTCTcatcaaaacaaaatggaaactaAGAATCAAGACATTACCGTAACTCAAAGAAGAATCACAGCCCAAATCCACTTCTGGATCACAGCCATTTGAGTAACAGACCAGTGAAGTCAGTAATACAAGGCTGTATACAAAGCTGTAAAGCTAAAGCACTTTTTGCATACCAACTAAATTACCAAAAAACTCCCCAGAATAAACAGGGTTGTCCAAAACACCTTCAGTTCATCAAAAGTACATTCACAGCCAATAGGAATCTTCAATATAATAGAGGACTCACGACTCAACGAAAGAGTTGAGGCTGTTGCCAGGACAACAGCCGTGTGATTTGATGTGGGTTAGTAAGAAAGATTATACAATCAATCCTTTCCTTGCAGGTAAGAGTACAGAGAATTAAAGGTTTGACTGTGTTTGTTATAAACAAGATGAAGACAGACTATAAACAAAccaccaagaaagaaaaagagagaaccCCCTACCCAATCACATCGACCACTCCATGGAGCTCAGAGTCAATCAGCAAGACAAAGGAAATGGGCTCCCACAGTCTATCGCTGGCTATGATCCTCACCTGCTCCAGACCACGCTTATCCAATGTGTACCTcaacagcttggaaaaaaaaaaaaggagagcaaagaacagagagaagggacaaataaaaaaaatgtttttcaaattgTTAACACCTTATATTGGGAAAGGCAGCATCTTCTTCAGCACTATTTGaacacagctaaaaaaaaaaattatgtttc encodes:
- the GALC gene encoding LOW QUALITY PROTEIN: galactocerebrosidase (The sequence of the model RefSeq protein was modified relative to this genomic sequence to represent the inferred CDS: inserted 1 base in 1 codon); its protein translation is MGCVVLLWGAILLSCSCGLGPPRVGAAPLLTATYVLDDADGLGRQFDGIGAVSGGGATSRLLVNYQEPYRSQILDYLFRPNFGASLHILKVEIGGDGQSTDGTEPSHMHYENDENYFRGYEWWLMKEAKKRNPDIKLIGLPWTFPRWIGKGENWPYDYPDVTAYYIVSWILGAKQYHDLDIDYIGIWNERAFSSKYIKLLRYTLDKRGLEQVRIIASDRLWEPISFVLLIDSELHGVVDVIGAHYPGTKTVQNAILTEKKLWSSEDYSTFNDEVGAGCWARILNQNYVNGNMTSTIAWNLVASYYEELPFGRCGLMTAQEPWSGHYKVEAPIWITAHTTQFTQPGWSYLQVDGHLEGGGSFVALTDGLGNLTIIIETMTHNHSQCIRPPLPNFSVTPQRATFYLKGSFFMVETLQVWHSRLGFESGNSSLFQRLHPVKVWRGRFSLDLDVDEVYTLTTLKTGHKCIYPEPPPPHPFPSNYKDDFNIRNPPFSEAPXFADQTGVFEYFVNASDPGDHVFTLRQVVVQRPITWVSDADQTISIIGNFQWVNMTVTCDIYIEKQHDGGVFIAGRVDNGGIYVRRTKGVFFWVFADGTYRVTRDIAGEEILMKGLSGVRDNAWHTLTLTLQGNSASGLLNGYPLWENVTVSKPSNGWAALGTRSFEFAQFDNFHVEAS